The genomic region TTAAATATTATAAAAATTTAGTGGGAACGCAAAATCTAGAATGACAAGAGTTTGCCAATCTTATGGATTTTTATAATATTGATTTAGATACACCTCTTAGAGATTTTTCTGATGAAGAACTAAATGTTATTAAATATGGCTCATATGAAGAAATTCCTATGGTTAGGATTTCAACTTCTGGCAATAGATATGAAGGAACTAGATTTGTTGAAGGTATTTTACCAAAAATTGAACGTAAATATATGGAAACTGTTTCAGAAGAATATAAAACTTACTATAAAAAATATTTAACAGATACACTTTGTCCGGAATGTAAAGGACAACGTTTGAATAAATATGCACTAGCTGTTAAATTAGATAAATTGAATATTTTTGAACTTTCAAACAAATCAATTGATGAATTATTACAATTTATTGAAAATTTAAAACTGACCGAATATGAACAAGAGGTATGTAGCTTAATTTTAAGTGAATTAAAACATAGACTTGAGTTTTTGATTAATGTTGGTTTGAATTATTTAACATTAAATCGAAAAGCTGAAACTTTAAGTGGTGGAGAAGCCCAAAGAATTAGATTGGCTACACAAATTGGTTCTGCCTTAACTGGAGTTTTATATGTTATGGATGAGCCATCAATTGGACTTCATCAAAAAGATAATCAAAGACTTATTAATTCTTTAAGAAAAATTGTTGATATTGGTAATACTTTAATTGTTGTTGAACATGATGAAGAAACTATAAGAGAAGCAGATTATATTGTTGATATTGGACCTGAAGCCGGTGAAAAAGGCGGGAAAATTGTTGCATATGGCTCACTAGAAGATATTTGTAGTGCACCTGAATCAATAACTGGTAAATATTTATCGGGCGTATGACAAATTGATGTGCCAAAAACTAGAAGAAGTGGAAATGGCAAGATTTTAACATTAAAAAATGCTACAGCGAATAATTTAAAAAATGTAACAGTTGGTTTTCCCTTGGGCAAATTAATTGTTGTAACAGGAGTTAGTGGTTCAGGAAAATCATCACTTGTTAATGAAGAATTATCAAATGCATTAAATAAATATTTAAATTCTGCTGCATATGATATTAGAGACGATAAAAAACTTGCTGGACAAATTAATGTTGATGCTTTAATTTCAGTAAATCAATCACCAATTGGAAGAACACCACGCTCAAATCCAGCAACTTATACATCTTTATTTGATGATATCCGTGAAATTTTTGCAATGGTAGAAGAATCTAAAGAAAAAGGTTTTACCAAATCTAGATTTTCATTTAATGTGCCTGGTGGCCGCTGTGACAAATGTTATGGTGATGGTGTTTTAAGAATTGAAATGCATTTTTTACCTGATGTTTATGTAGTTTGCGACCATTGTGATGGTAAAAGATATAATCTAGAAACTTTAGAAATTAAATATCATGGTAAAAATATTAATGATGTCTTAGAAATGACAGTTGCAGAAGCTTATGCATTTTTTATAAATCGTCCTAAATTAAGAACAAAATTACAACTTTTAATGGATGTTGGCCTTGACTATATTAAATTAGGTCAATCATCAACTACTTTAAGTGGTGGAGAAGCCCAAAGGGTAAAACTTGCAACTTATTTGCAAAAGAAGCCTACTGGTAAATCACTTTATATTTTAGATGAACCAACAACAGGACTACATACTCATGATGTTAAAAAGTTATTATCCGTTTTAAATCGAATTGTTGACAATGGAGATACCGTTTTAGTCATTGAACATAACCTAGATGTCATTAAAAATGCTGATTTTATTATTGATTTAGGTCCTAATGGTGGTAAAAATGGTGGTCAAATTGTAGCAACTGGAACGCCTGAACAAGTTGCTAAAAATGAAATATCATATACTGCTGAATATTTAAGAAAAATTCTAAAGTAGATAAAGTATAATTTTTATTGCTGCGTACGTTTCGAATTTCATTTTGCGTACCAGCATTTTTTATTTTTAAAAAATCCGGGAAGTTCTCCCAGATTTTGTTTATTTTGCATTTTGCATTGAACGCATAACTTGTTTAACTTGAGCCTCAGAAGCCTTACGGCCCATTTGAGCAAACATAACACGAATCATTTTTTCAGTGATTGGTGGATTTTCTTTTAATTGTTTATCATATTTTTTCTTAGTAAAAAATAATCCTCCAACGAAACCACCAATTGCTGCTAGAATTGGCAAGATAACTAACAACACAATTCCTCATGTAGGCATTTTATTTCCCCTTCCATACGGTTTTTCTTAAAACAATGTAAATAATAAAAGGTATTATTAGAAGTACAAGAATACTTATGAAAAATATTTTAGCATAAAATCTATGAGCCTTAGACTTCTTTTCTTGCAAATCATTGTAATCCATTACTTCATTCCCAAAAAATGATTGAATATCAACAAGTCTCTTTTTTCTAAAAATTGTTAACGCAATATGCAAAATCAATGAAACTAGCATAATTGCGCATAAAACATAAACAACAGCCATTGGATTTTTAAAAGTATTGTCAATTCATTTTTTGAAATGCAAACCTTTTCAATCAACGTCTTTTAAACCATAAAAAATTAATGTAAAAAGCCCCACATAAAAGATTATTGCAACAACAAATCAGGTTCTTCTAACTTGTTTCATAATCAATTTACGATATAGTAAAGTAATAAAAGGTGGGGTGCTAATAGCCCCTCTTCGAATACTTTCTCTATAAAATACAACACTGCGAGAAATTCCAATTAGTTCAATTAATTCAATAATAAACATATAAATTGAAAGACCTAATAAAATTACTGGAATAATATAATGTCCTCATTTAACTTTTCCATCATTACTAAATATTTTTGGAGCTGCAGCAAAAAGAATACAAAATAATAAACTAAAAAAAGCAACAATACTTGAAATGATAATTGAAGCTAGTTTGACATTTCTTTCTAGACGGAAAACTTTATAAATTCCATTAGGAATAATTCCCTCGGGATCAACTAACTTATTTTTAACACGATCAGAAGATAATGCCTTAGTTTGCAATGTTTCGTAAGCAATACGATTTGCAGTTGTTTCAGTTGCAAATTCAGCTGACCTTTGAATTGAACCACTTACAATAGGTTTAAGTGCCATTTATTGCTCCTTTTTCTTTGATGTATTTGTTTTTAAGATTGCTAAGAATGCTTCTTGAGGAACATCAACGGTTCCGATTGATTTCATTCTCTTCTTTCCACGTTTTTGCTTTTCTAGTAATTTTTGTCTTCTTGTAACATCCCCACCATACAATTTTGCAGTGACATCTTTTCGATAAGCTTTGATAGTTTCTCTTGCTATTATTTTACTACCAATTGCTGCTTGAACTGGGATTTCAAAGTTTTGTCTTGGGATAACTTCTTTTAATTTTTCTGCTAATTCCCTACTTTTATTATAAGCAAAATCTCGATGAACTATCATTGCTAATGCATCAATTTTTTCACCATTTAGTAGAATATCAACCTTAACTAAATCAGATTCTCTAAGTCCAATATAGTCATATTCAAAGGATGCATATCCCTTTGAATAACTCTTCATTAAATCAAAAAAATCAAAAATAGTTTCATTTAATGGAAGCTCGTAAATCAATCTACGTCTTGTATCATCAATATATTCA from Metamycoplasma salivarium harbors:
- a CDS encoding MSC_0882 family membrane protein, which translates into the protein MALKPIVSGSIQRSAEFATETTANRIAYETLQTKALSSDRVKNKLVDPEGIIPNGIYKVFRLERNVKLASIIISSIVAFFSLLFCILFAAAPKIFSNDGKVKWGHYIIPVILLGLSIYMFIIELIELIGISRSVVFYRESIRRGAISTPPFITLLYRKLIMKQVRRTWFVVAIIFYVGLFTLIFYGLKDVDWKGLHFKKWIDNTFKNPMAVVYVLCAIMLVSLILHIALTIFRKKRLVDIQSFFGNEVMDYNDLQEKKSKAHRFYAKIFFISILVLLIIPFIIYIVLRKTVWKGK
- a CDS encoding YneF family protein; this encodes MPTWGIVLLVILPILAAIGGFVGGLFFTKKKYDKQLKENPPITEKMIRVMFAQMGRKASEAQVKQVMRSMQNAK
- the uvrA gene encoding excinuclease ABC subunit UvrA: MIEKIIIKGAKENNLKNVDVTLPKNKFIVFTGLSGSGKSSLAFNTIYEEGRRRYVDSLSSYARQFLGGTKKPDVESIEGLSPAISIEQKTTHNNPRSIVGTVTEIYDYLRLLYARIGKPFCPTHKIEITAQKLKDIIGSVFKYPEGEKIYILSPVVTNEKGSHQVLLAKLKRDGFLRVKINGEIFELDKDINLDKNKKWTIELVIDRLVLSPDQLSRVSEAIENALEYSNGLVTIEALSKEKRTFSIQHSCEYGDFDMPKIEPKLFSFNAPAGMCPNCKGLGYLQKASFDLIAPDKNLSINEGGIKYYKNLVGTQNLEWQEFANLMDFYNIDLDTPLRDFSDEELNVIKYGSYEEIPMVRISTSGNRYEGTRFVEGILPKIERKYMETVSEEYKTYYKKYLTDTLCPECKGQRLNKYALAVKLDKLNIFELSNKSIDELLQFIENLKLTEYEQEVCSLILSELKHRLEFLINVGLNYLTLNRKAETLSGGEAQRIRLATQIGSALTGVLYVMDEPSIGLHQKDNQRLINSLRKIVDIGNTLIVVEHDEETIREADYIVDIGPEAGEKGGKIVAYGSLEDICSAPESITGKYLSGVWQIDVPKTRRSGNGKILTLKNATANNLKNVTVGFPLGKLIVVTGVSGSGKSSLVNEELSNALNKYLNSAAYDIRDDKKLAGQINVDALISVNQSPIGRTPRSNPATYTSLFDDIREIFAMVEESKEKGFTKSRFSFNVPGGRCDKCYGDGVLRIEMHFLPDVYVVCDHCDGKRYNLETLEIKYHGKNINDVLEMTVAEAYAFFINRPKLRTKLQLLMDVGLDYIKLGQSSTTLSGGEAQRVKLATYLQKKPTGKSLYILDEPTTGLHTHDVKKLLSVLNRIVDNGDTVLVIEHNLDVIKNADFIIDLGPNGGKNGGQIVATGTPEQVAKNEISYTAEYLRKILK